The window TGGGATAGACGAGGTCCAGGCGGTCCGACGCGAAGTCGCGGAACTGCCCTTCGCGCAGCAATTCGAAGATATGCACGGTCGGGACCCACATAGCGACGCGCTGAACATTCTCGGGTAGCCAGGCCAGAAGATAGAAAGCCCCGGATATCGGAAGCGAGAGGTAAAGCAGCGGATGGATGATCCGCCCGAAAAACGAACTCTCGTGCGATGCGACCATGATGATCATCGCCAGCCCGAAGCAGAACCAGCTCATCAACACGAGTGCGAGGATGACCAGCAACGGATCGTGGATCGGCTCGGCAAGACCCAGATACTGGGCCACGAACAGCAGGAAAAAGAGCACCGCGCCGGTACTCACCATTTCGAGCAAAGACCGCGCGAGCAGCATGTCGAACAGGGTGACCGGGCGATGATAGAGCAAGGGCCGATTGGCCTCGAGCAGGGTTTCCGCGCGCGACAGTACCGAGCGGAACATGATGAAGAGGATGTAGCCGCCAAGCGCGAAAGGGACCGGCTGCACATTGCCGCTGATCGGCAATTTGTAATTGCCATGCAGCGCCGCGACGGCAACCGCGAGCAGCACCGGTTCCATGAAGATCCAAAGAAACCCAAGGTTTTCGCGGCCAAAACGCGTGTGCAGTTCCCGAATGACGAGCGCACCGATGACCCGCCTCCGGGTGTCGAGGCGCTGGAACAAGGCGTCGGTGTCGGCGGCTCGGGTCAAAGCGGTTCCAGAAATTCGGTCAGCTGCGAAAAATGATCGTCCCAGCTCGCCGGGCGCCAGGCGCGCGCCGCCTGGAGATGATGCTTCCTTAGCGGCGAATCGGCCGCCGCAAAATCCCGAACCGCCGCCATCCATCCCGTGGCGTCGAGCGGATGCAGAAACAATGGCGCATCGCCGCCCACTTCGCGGTGCGCCGCGATATCGCTGGCGATCACGGGGCAACCCATGTTCAAGGCTTCTGCCACGGGCAAGTCGAAACCCTCGGCGAAGGAGGGGGCGAGGAGCGCCCTCGCCCCGCGCATCAGGCCCTGCAGCGCGTCGTCGCCGGGAGTCCGCATCTCGACCAACACGTCGCGGAGCGCGGGCGAGCGTTCGATCATCGCGAGAATCTGGCCATTCTCCCAGCCCCGGCGGCCCGCGATCACCAGATGCGCCGCAGCCGCGCCGTCCTGCCGCGCCATCTCGCGCCACAATTTGAGCAGCAGCAGATGGTTCTTGCGCGGTTCGATCGTCCCGACGACGAGGAAATAGGGATGATCGCCGTTAGCTCCGGTCGACGCAGCGCGGGCCTCGGCAACCTCGGGCAAGGTGATCCCGAAGGGGAGCTTAGCGATCGGAGCGACGGGCAGGTCGCCGCAGAAGCGCGCGATCGAACGCGCCGTGCAATCCGAATTGACGAGCAGACCGTCGGCCAAACTCGTCGCCGCCGCGATCCGCGCCTGATTGGCCTTGGCATGTTTGGCCAGCGCATATTCGGGATATTCGATCGGAATCAGGTCGTGGACGAAATAGCAGATCTTGCCGCCGCACCGGTCGGCCCGGCGGCGCCATTGCCCCATCGCGCGGGCGCCGGGATGCGACACGGTGAGGAAGCGCGTACCGGCGTGAAGCTGCGAACGGACCGGGCGGAAGTGCCGCACCACCGACAATGGCGAGGTCCTGCCCACGGCGCCGCTCCAGCGGAGACGCTGCGCCTGGAGCAGCCTGGCCACGGCGGCGCGCGAAAGTGCGACCCAATGCCCCGGCGGGACAAAGGCTTCGAAGCTCGGTTCGATCGCGTCCGCCGCCATCAGGAAGGACAGATAGGCCTGTTCGACGCGATCGATTCCCGTCGGCGCCGCCAGATGGCCGCGTCGAACGAGCCGCGTCACATCGAAAATCAGATGCATGTGGGCTTCAAGCGGTCGGCGACGCGAAGGCTTGGCCGGTCAGACGTCGGACAGCGCCCGCGACGAGCATGTCAAGCGCCTTCGGGTCATGGAAGCCACCATTCACCAAGGCCGTCGCCCGCATCGCGCGGCACATCAGTTCGAAATTTCCGGCGTCGACCGGCGGCGGCTCGGCCCAGAATCGATCGAGGCCGCACTGCGCGGTGACGCCCGGAATGTCATAGGCCGCGCGGCCGAGACAAAAGACCGGGCACGCCTGTTCGAGCGCCAGTGGCCCGACCGTGCTGTTGATCGTGACGACGCCGGCCGCCTTTTGCAACAGCGGCGCGAGGTCGAAGCGCTCGATGAAGCGCACCCGGTCGGCAATCCCGTAACGCGACGCCCGATGCAGCACATCGGCACGCCAGCCGTCGAGGTCGGGATCGAAGGGATGCATCTTGACGAGCAGCTTCGTGGCGCGCGGCGCGTGGACGGCAAAGCTGTGAAAGACGCAGTCGATCGCGCTCGCCATGTCGGGGAAGTCCGAGTGGGAATCGATCTGGTGATCGCCGTCGAGTTGCATGGGAAAAAGAAAAAAACGCGAGTCGATGACCGCCGAAACCGCCGCAGAGCTGGCGGCATCCTCGCGCCCCCGGCCCGCACGGCGACGAATCCATGCCCACATCTCCCCGACCGGCGCATTGCGGCGGTGCGAACGATAATGAGGAAAGAAGGGGATCGTCAGCGTCTGGACGACATAATAGCCAACCGCTTCGACGATCCGACGGCGAACATTGCTGGTGACGGGGTCGACGGGTTCGTCTTCATGATCGTCGGCAATCCGGCGCAGTTGATCGAGGTCGCGCGGCAGGGACGACCAATAATTGGTGCCGCCTTGTTCGAACGAGACGAAATTGGGGCGGAGCATCCCTTCTTCGACGACGAACACGCGAATTGCGCGCTGCCGGCAAATGGCGATCGCCTGAAGATGGAGCGGCCGATTGTCCCCGAACAACACGACATCGCTGATGTCGCTGCCCGACAGATAGTCGTCAAACCAGGCCGGGAATGCCGCGATATCGCCGCGAAAACCGATGGCGCCCGATCCGCGCCAGTCCCACATATCGCCGCCGTTGAAATTGATCCGCGAGGTCCGATGGCCGCCCGCACGTAAAGCGTCGGCCAGCTTACGGAAAAA is drawn from Sphingopyxis sp. OPL5 and contains these coding sequences:
- a CDS encoding ABC transporter permease; amino-acid sequence: MFQRLDTRRRVIGALVIRELHTRFGRENLGFLWIFMEPVLLAVAVAALHGNYKLPISGNVQPVPFALGGYILFIMFRSVLSRAETLLEANRPLLYHRPVTLFDMLLARSLLEMVSTGAVLFFLLFVAQYLGLAEPIHDPLLVILALVLMSWFCFGLAMIIMVASHESSFFGRIIHPLLYLSLPISGAFYLLAWLPENVQRVAMWVPTVHIFELLREGQFRDFASDRLDLVYPIVCSALLMLVGYAAIRFVRPRIELQ
- a CDS encoding glycosyltransferase family 4 protein — its product is MHLIFDVTRLVRRGHLAAPTGIDRVEQAYLSFLMAADAIEPSFEAFVPPGHWVALSRAAVARLLQAQRLRWSGAVGRTSPLSVVRHFRPVRSQLHAGTRFLTVSHPGARAMGQWRRRADRCGGKICYFVHDLIPIEYPEYALAKHAKANQARIAAATSLADGLLVNSDCTARSIARFCGDLPVAPIAKLPFGITLPEVAEARAASTGANGDHPYFLVVGTIEPRKNHLLLLKLWREMARQDGAAAAHLVIAGRRGWENGQILAMIERSPALRDVLVEMRTPGDDALQGLMRGARALLAPSFAEGFDLPVAEALNMGCPVIASDIAAHREVGGDAPLFLHPLDATGWMAAVRDFAAADSPLRKHHLQAARAWRPASWDDHFSQLTEFLEPL
- a CDS encoding capsular biosynthesis protein, which encodes MLQMSQYADTSLAAAQPYPVRHFLFLQGLPGPFFRKLADALRAGGHRTSRINFNGGDMWDWRGSGAIGFRGDIAAFPAWFDDYLSGSDISDVVLFGDNRPLHLQAIAICRQRAIRVFVVEEGMLRPNFVSFEQGGTNYWSSLPRDLDQLRRIADDHEDEPVDPVTSNVRRRIVEAVGYYVVQTLTIPFFPHYRSHRRNAPVGEMWAWIRRRAGRGREDAASSAAVSAVIDSRFFLFPMQLDGDHQIDSHSDFPDMASAIDCVFHSFAVHAPRATKLLVKMHPFDPDLDGWRADVLHRASRYGIADRVRFIERFDLAPLLQKAAGVVTINSTVGPLALEQACPVFCLGRAAYDIPGVTAQCGLDRFWAEPPPVDAGNFELMCRAMRATALVNGGFHDPKALDMLVAGAVRRLTGQAFASPTA